The proteins below are encoded in one region of Podarcis raffonei isolate rPodRaf1 chromosome 6, rPodRaf1.pri, whole genome shotgun sequence:
- the LOC128415111 gene encoding probable ATP-dependent DNA helicase HFM1, translated as MPNKSQNVDLKQFAYTPKSLLPRLPRYVQPSGSPLLEERNDPALQESANGSKEAGFVVSKQPASWNEKSCWTMPSRENFKESSINNNLTDADKSSSLFSEPFNVNFELDEIWGDYDDNSLVDASTFCTDMEKTKTSESSHLGSINTCFQNTRNQTAQSKSPGALLKSFSIFKEKPDICLPKSTSPSLTPPSSVKPLAEYGNKNIFGFREEYNLPQKPKPVRLITTSGSCQVTGKEDFLISKKKMTEEADRRQQLSDDDEIKLYLGIFDGIF; from the exons ATGCCAAATAAATCTCAAAATGTGGATCTTAAACAATTTGCTTATACTCCTAAATCTTTGCTTCCAAGATTGCCAAG GTATGTACAACCTTCAGGGTCCCCGTTGCTAGAAGAAAGGAATGATCCTGCTCTCCAGGAAAGTGCCAATGGTTCCAAAGAGGCTG GTTTCGTTGTAAGCAAGCAACCGGCAAGTTGGAATGAAAAGAGCTGTTGGACAATGCCTTCACGTGAAAATTTCAAAGAatcttcaataaataataacttgACTGATGCAGATAAAAGCAGCTCTTTGTTTTCAGAACCTTTCAATGTAAACTTTGAGTTAGATGAGATTTGGGGCGATTACGATGACAATAGCCTTGTGGACGCCAGCACATTTTGTACTGATATGGAGAAAACTAAGACTTCAG aaTCTTCTCATCTGGGATCTATAAATACATGCTTCCAGAACACCCGGAACCAAACTGCACAAAGCAAATCTCCTGGTGCACTTTTAAAAAG tttttcCATATTTAAAGAGAAACCTGATATCTGCCTGCCAAAATCCACCTCTCCGTCATTAACTCCACCATCAAGTGTGAAACCACTTGCTGAATATGGCAATAAAAATATT TTTGGCTTTCGAGAAGAATATAATCTCCCACAAAAACCGAAACCTGTACGGTTGATTACAACCTCAGGTTCTTGCCAAGTTACTGGAAAGGAGGACTTTCTTATCAGTAAGAAGAAAATGACAGAAGAGGCTGACCGCAG GCAACAGCTTTCTGATGATGACGAAATTAAGCTTTACCTTGGAATATTTGATGGCATTTTCTAA